One part of the Marinobacter sp. M3C genome encodes these proteins:
- a CDS encoding hydroxymethylglutaryl-CoA reductase, degradative, producing the protein MARIPEFYKLSVSQRVREVRKQGLLSNKDYQALASGDHTLSIQSADKMIENVIGVMGLPLALGLNFLINDKAYAIPLVVEEPSIVAALSSAAKIARAGGGFRVESSEPILIGQIQVVDVPHPQRAKAALLQRKSEILNLANSLHPNMVARGGGAKDLQVLIHPSSGQRGDMVVAHLLVDTCDAMGANLVNTMCEGVASLVENIAEGKVFLRILSNLTDRALVKARVSIPPDALAGRGFDGEQVRDGIILANEFASIDPYRAATHNKGIMNGIDAVALATGNDWRAIETGAHAWAARGSHYTSLTQWTRGEDGSLEGQLEIPIKVGIVGGPLQSNPTAGMNLRLLGVSSARELAEVMGAVGLAQNFSAIRALVTEGIQQGHMTLHARSVAAAAGATPKIFETVVDRLIESGEIKIWKARELIEQVVSPRVKAAKEKPQSETATEERNVSSGHGKIILLGEHAVVYGRHAIATPIPLAIQAHVQRGGDGVQLIIPRWGVEQRLHRSAEKQHAYEKSLAIIFKTLGLERESMRLEIFPNVPRAMGLGGSAAIAVATIRALDRCFELGLDDGRVNELAFECEKIAHGTPSGIDNTLSTYGQTMLFRSGESPLRKVIEIDQAVQLVVGISGVESLTAATVARVRKAREAHPELYETIFNQIDSLVIEGVDALVGHKLEALGELMNICHGLLNAMQVSSWELEEMIQIARRHGALGAKLTGGGGGGSIIALCPPETGAADRIESGIREAGYQTIQVTMGGKPKNR; encoded by the coding sequence ATGGCAAGAATTCCCGAGTTCTACAAACTTTCGGTTTCGCAGCGGGTTCGCGAAGTTCGCAAGCAGGGCCTGCTTTCGAACAAGGATTACCAGGCGCTGGCCAGCGGCGATCACACGCTCTCGATCCAGTCGGCCGACAAGATGATCGAAAACGTCATCGGCGTCATGGGGCTGCCGTTGGCGCTGGGCCTGAATTTCCTGATCAACGACAAGGCATACGCCATTCCACTGGTCGTGGAGGAGCCTTCCATCGTTGCGGCGCTGAGCTCTGCGGCCAAGATCGCACGGGCCGGCGGCGGCTTCCGGGTTGAAAGCTCCGAGCCGATTTTGATTGGCCAGATCCAGGTCGTCGACGTACCGCATCCGCAGCGCGCCAAGGCGGCACTGCTGCAGCGCAAAAGCGAAATCCTGAACCTTGCCAACAGCCTGCACCCGAACATGGTGGCCCGCGGCGGCGGGGCCAAGGACCTCCAAGTGCTGATTCACCCATCATCGGGCCAGCGCGGTGACATGGTCGTCGCCCACCTGCTGGTGGATACGTGCGACGCGATGGGCGCAAACCTCGTCAACACAATGTGCGAAGGCGTTGCCTCGCTGGTCGAGAATATCGCCGAAGGCAAGGTGTTCCTGCGGATTCTTTCAAATCTGACCGATCGAGCCCTGGTCAAGGCCCGGGTCTCGATTCCGCCGGACGCGCTGGCCGGCCGTGGCTTCGATGGTGAGCAGGTGCGCGATGGAATCATCCTGGCCAACGAATTTGCCTCGATCGACCCCTACCGTGCAGCGACCCATAACAAGGGCATCATGAACGGAATCGATGCCGTGGCGCTGGCCACAGGCAACGACTGGCGCGCCATCGAGACGGGCGCCCACGCCTGGGCTGCGCGCGGGTCCCACTACACGTCGCTGACCCAGTGGACGCGGGGCGAAGACGGCTCGTTGGAAGGCCAGCTCGAGATTCCGATCAAGGTCGGTATTGTCGGGGGTCCGCTGCAGTCCAATCCCACGGCGGGAATGAACCTCAGGCTTCTGGGCGTGAGTTCGGCGCGCGAGCTGGCCGAAGTGATGGGCGCGGTGGGTCTTGCGCAGAACTTTTCGGCAATCCGCGCGCTTGTGACCGAAGGCATCCAGCAAGGCCACATGACGCTGCACGCCCGAAGCGTGGCAGCCGCGGCCGGTGCAACACCCAAAATCTTCGAAACCGTCGTCGACCGGCTGATCGAATCCGGCGAGATCAAGATCTGGAAGGCGCGAGAGTTGATCGAGCAAGTTGTCAGCCCTCGCGTGAAGGCCGCTAAGGAGAAGCCGCAATCTGAAACCGCTACCGAGGAACGCAACGTATCCAGCGGACACGGCAAGATCATCCTGCTAGGCGAGCACGCAGTTGTTTACGGGCGGCACGCGATCGCGACGCCGATACCGTTGGCCATACAGGCGCACGTGCAGCGCGGCGGGGACGGCGTGCAACTGATCATTCCGCGCTGGGGCGTGGAGCAGCGATTGCACCGAAGCGCAGAAAAACAGCATGCTTATGAGAAATCCTTGGCGATTATTTTCAAGACGCTCGGACTCGAACGCGAAAGCATGCGTTTGGAAATTTTCCCCAACGTACCGCGAGCCATGGGACTGGGCGGGTCGGCGGCGATCGCGGTGGCCACCATTCGCGCACTAGACCGTTGTTTTGAACTCGGCCTGGATGACGGGCGCGTCAACGAGCTGGCGTTCGAGTGCGAAAAGATCGCGCACGGGACGCCATCGGGTATCGATAACACGCTCTCTACCTATGGCCAGACCATGCTCTTCCGTTCCGGTGAATCGCCGCTGCGCAAGGTGATCGAGATCGATCAGGCCGTGCAGCTGGTCGTCGGTATCAGCGGTGTCGAGAGCCTGACCGCGGCGACAGTCGCACGTGTTCGCAAGGCACGCGAAGCGCACCCCGAACTGTACGAGACTATCTTCAACCAGATCGATTCGCTGGTGATCGAGGGCGTGGATGCGCTGGTCGGGCACAAGCTCGAAGCGCTGGGAGAGCTGATGAACATTTGCCATGGCCTGCTGAACGCGATGCAGGTGTCGAGCTGGGAACTGGAGGAAATGATCCAGATTGCCCGCCGCCACGGTGCTCTCGGGGCAAAGCTCACCGGCGGCGGCGGCGGTGGTTCCATCATTGCCCTGTGTCCGCCGGAAACCGGCGCTGCCGATCGAATAGAATCGGGTATTCGTGAGGCCGGCTATCAGACAATTCAGGTTACAATGGGCGGTAAGCCGAAAAATAGGTGA
- the mvaD gene encoding diphosphomevalonate decarboxylase, which translates to MSNDMLTDEAKRMWPARNDRTTHKRAGSVANLMNTQYSPGRAQAIAYANFALVKYWGKRDADLNLPDVGSISITLDALWTRTRVELDPALERDSFELDGQIEAHGSGRVTALLKRMRSIGGSETRSRVFSQNNFPTGAGLASSASGFAALVTAADRAYGLDLSPFRLSELARIGSGSAARSIFGGYVEMHRGELPDGSDSVAEPLAAAADWPLAVVIAVSERGRKSVGSTEGMQRTAQTSPFYSAWVNNQPDDLALARTAIAARDFDALAHVSEASALALHGLAMSARPGLLYFNATTMECLHRIRRLRGRGVAVFFTVDAGPQVKAICAPEAADTVAAALEDVAGVTEILRAGLGCGAVSMDDGQT; encoded by the coding sequence TTGAGCAACGACATGCTGACCGATGAAGCTAAACGGATGTGGCCCGCCAGAAATGACCGTACCACCCACAAACGAGCCGGATCTGTCGCAAATCTCATGAACACCCAATACTCGCCGGGTCGAGCCCAGGCCATCGCTTACGCCAATTTTGCCCTTGTCAAGTACTGGGGCAAACGTGATGCGGACTTGAACCTGCCGGACGTCGGGTCGATCTCGATCACGCTGGACGCGCTGTGGACCCGCACCCGGGTGGAACTGGATCCGGCGCTGGAGCGGGACAGCTTCGAGCTCGATGGTCAGATTGAGGCCCATGGTTCAGGGCGCGTGACGGCACTGCTGAAGCGCATGCGCTCCATCGGTGGAAGTGAAACCCGATCCCGGGTTTTCAGCCAAAATAACTTTCCTACCGGCGCTGGTCTGGCCTCGTCGGCGTCGGGTTTCGCCGCGCTGGTGACTGCGGCGGATCGCGCCTACGGGTTGGATCTTTCTCCCTTCAGGCTTTCGGAGCTTGCGCGAATCGGGTCCGGCTCCGCCGCGCGCTCGATTTTTGGTGGATACGTGGAGATGCACCGCGGCGAACTCCCCGACGGCAGCGACAGCGTCGCCGAACCCTTGGCCGCGGCGGCGGACTGGCCGTTGGCGGTCGTGATCGCGGTTAGCGAGCGCGGCCGCAAGTCGGTGGGATCCACCGAAGGCATGCAGCGGACCGCACAAACGTCACCGTTCTATTCGGCCTGGGTGAACAATCAGCCCGACGACCTGGCGCTGGCGCGAACGGCTATCGCGGCCCGTGATTTCGATGCGCTGGCGCACGTTTCCGAAGCGAGCGCACTGGCCCTGCACGGCCTGGCCATGTCGGCCCGGCCTGGTCTTCTGTATTTCAATGCAACGACCATGGAATGCCTGCATCGCATACGCCGTTTGCGCGGCCGGGGCGTTGCGGTGTTTTTTACCGTCGATGCCGGCCCCCAGGTCAAAGCGATATGTGCACCGGAAGCGGCAGATACGGTGGCCGCCGCGCTCGAGGATGTGGCCGGCGTAACTGAGATTCTGCGTGCTGGGCTGGGCTGCGGTGCGGTGAGCATGGACGACGGTCAGACGTGA
- a CDS encoding iron-sulfur cluster assembly protein, with protein sequence MNINAEVTPEARDFLMSLLAKQEVPGMTVRVYMENGGTQKAETCLAFCPPGEESAKDVRKEFGDLILYVDAASVPYLQDMQIGLDEENGLQTPTIKAPNSKKLAKQPKTFVLSEDCPALKVPSGESVTLTQGASVLITQALGGSFTVNHQGNLYRLSPEVTRKLGFQSDAIVFEPPEDGQISDQQCWDAMRLVYDPEIPVNVVGLGLIYKLDIDQDKHFVFVEMTLTSAGCGMGAIIAGDVKDKLLQVPNVKDGKVDVVFDPPWSYDNLEEEARLELGLI encoded by the coding sequence GTGAACATTAATGCTGAAGTAACACCAGAAGCCCGTGATTTCCTGATGTCCTTGCTTGCAAAGCAGGAAGTGCCTGGAATGACGGTGCGTGTTTATATGGAGAATGGTGGCACTCAGAAGGCCGAGACTTGCCTGGCCTTCTGCCCGCCCGGCGAGGAGTCAGCCAAGGATGTCAGGAAAGAGTTTGGTGACCTGATCCTCTATGTCGACGCGGCGAGCGTGCCTTATCTTCAGGACATGCAGATCGGCCTTGATGAAGAGAATGGTCTTCAGACCCCGACAATCAAGGCACCGAACTCAAAAAAACTGGCAAAGCAGCCCAAGACATTCGTTTTGTCAGAAGACTGTCCTGCTTTAAAGGTGCCCTCCGGTGAGTCTGTCACGCTAACGCAGGGAGCTTCTGTCTTGATAACCCAGGCGCTCGGCGGCAGCTTCACCGTTAACCACCAGGGCAATCTGTATCGACTGTCCCCAGAAGTTACCCGGAAACTGGGTTTTCAGTCAGACGCCATCGTGTTCGAACCCCCTGAGGATGGGCAAATCAGTGATCAGCAATGCTGGGATGCGATGCGACTGGTCTATGACCCGGAAATTCCTGTGAATGTTGTCGGTCTGGGTCTCATCTATAAACTGGATATTGACCAGGACAAGCATTTTGTATTTGTTGAAATGACCCTGACGTCAGCGGGTTGTGGAATGGGCGCCATTATTGCCGGCGACGTAAAAGACAAGTTATTGCAGGTTCCGAATGTCAAAGACGGCAAGGTGGATGTGGTGTTTGATCCGCCCTGGAGCTACGACAACCTGGAGGAGGAAGCGCGGCTGGAGTTAGGGCTGATCTGA
- a CDS encoding iron-sulfur cluster assembly accessory protein, whose product MTTEVFTPTVAVTMTPSAVKHVLKQVNRQAQAKGIRLAIRKSGCSGFKYETQWAEDVAADDKIFHIDGVDVYVKEEHLALVNGIEIDFVTEGVNSVFLFRNPNATAECGCGESFTVS is encoded by the coding sequence ATGACAACCGAAGTATTCACACCAACCGTTGCCGTCACCATGACGCCAAGCGCAGTCAAACATGTGCTTAAACAAGTGAACAGGCAAGCGCAAGCCAAAGGCATTCGCCTGGCCATTCGGAAGAGCGGTTGCTCCGGTTTCAAATATGAAACCCAATGGGCCGAGGATGTCGCAGCGGACGACAAAATCTTCCACATTGACGGTGTCGATGTTTACGTCAAAGAGGAGCACCTGGCGCTGGTCAACGGTATCGAAATCGATTTCGTGACGGAAGGCGTGAACTCCGTGTTCCTGTTCCGCAATCCGAATGCCACCGCTGAGTGCGGTTGCGGGGAAAGTTTCACCGTCTCTTGA
- the sufD gene encoding Fe-S cluster assembly protein SufD, with protein MKSAPTLSRVFLEPAGNYLPGPLLELRKQKGTALVDMPLPTRKTENWKYSVRHLKLSDELAVALPSRGKEGTSLSMTGYRVVFRNGVMVPEASDFPDLNGIRIQRFCDLDDHTVAALAERLDNTLDSQTVQMARLNSARFEDGLFIQLDKEAVLDQPLFIIHEVSASSVGSAYPRIYVDAARHSQMTLVEEYISSGSEPVMVNTVTEFVLAEGARITSVRLTLEGESVQHIGATGVRQATASRFESHCVGFGGPLRRHDLQVRLEGEGAECKLNGVVVTQGKQHYDNHTSIEHIAAHCDSEETYRNIASGQSHAIFNGRIHIHQDAQKSNANMNNKNLLLSTGAEIDTKPELEIYADDVKCAHGATIGQLNKTSLFYLVSRGVGRREANTLLTIAFINELVEQIPVEAVREAVQLRLNDFFNQTFQEA; from the coding sequence ATGAAGTCAGCACCCACGCTTTCCCGCGTCTTTCTTGAGCCAGCCGGCAACTACCTGCCCGGGCCTTTGCTCGAATTGCGCAAACAAAAGGGTACGGCTCTGGTGGATATGCCATTGCCGACCCGTAAAACCGAGAACTGGAAGTATTCCGTCCGCCACCTAAAGCTGTCAGATGAGCTTGCCGTTGCCCTCCCCTCCCGTGGCAAGGAAGGCACCAGCTTGTCCATGACTGGATACCGCGTGGTTTTTCGCAACGGCGTAATGGTTCCGGAAGCCAGCGACTTTCCGGATCTTAACGGCATTCGTATTCAGCGGTTCTGCGACCTTGACGACCATACCGTCGCTGCGCTGGCAGAACGCCTGGACAACACGTTGGACAGCCAAACCGTACAGATGGCCAGGCTGAACTCCGCCCGGTTTGAGGATGGCCTGTTTATCCAGCTGGACAAAGAAGCCGTTCTCGACCAGCCGCTATTCATCATCCATGAAGTCTCCGCTTCGTCGGTAGGTTCCGCCTATCCGCGGATTTACGTCGATGCGGCAAGGCACAGCCAGATGACGCTGGTAGAAGAGTACATTTCCAGCGGTAGTGAGCCGGTGATGGTCAACACGGTCACTGAATTTGTTCTGGCGGAAGGTGCCCGGATAACCAGCGTGAGGCTGACTCTGGAAGGCGAAAGCGTTCAGCACATCGGTGCAACGGGTGTTCGCCAGGCGACCGCCTCGCGGTTTGAAAGCCACTGCGTTGGCTTTGGCGGCCCGCTGCGTCGGCACGATCTGCAGGTACGTCTTGAAGGTGAAGGCGCCGAGTGCAAACTGAACGGTGTCGTGGTCACGCAGGGCAAACAGCACTACGACAACCACACGTCCATCGAGCACATAGCAGCCCATTGCGACAGCGAAGAAACCTATCGCAACATCGCTTCTGGCCAGTCTCATGCGATTTTCAATGGGCGCATCCATATTCATCAGGATGCCCAGAAATCCAACGCCAATATGAACAACAAGAATCTGTTGCTCTCGACCGGCGCAGAAATCGACACCAAGCCCGAGCTGGAAATTTACGCTGACGACGTAAAATGCGCCCACGGTGCCACCATTGGCCAGCTCAATAAAACCTCGTTGTTTTACCTGGTTTCCCGTGGTGTCGGTCGTCGCGAAGCCAACACGTTGTTGACCATCGCATTTATCAACGAGCTGGTTGAACAGATTCCCGTTGAGGCGGTTCGAGAAGCCGTGCAGCTTCGGCTGAATGACTTTTTCAACCAAACGTTTCAGGAGGCGTGA
- the sufC gene encoding Fe-S cluster assembly ATPase SufC translates to MLNIKNLHASVGGEEILKGINLEIKAGEIHAIMGPNGSGKSTLSQVLAGSETFEVTEGEITFNGENLLDQKTEERAREGVFLAFQYPVEIPGVSNLQFLRTAVNSMRGHRGEPEMNAAEFMKHAREVSMQVDLDPAFLKRGVNEGFSGGEKKRNEILQALLLQPKLAILDETDSGLDIDALHVVSDGVNALRAKDRAILMVTHYQRLLNHIVPDYVHVLADGKIVKSGGRELAYELEERGYGWLNVKDKEATAS, encoded by the coding sequence ATGCTGAACATCAAAAATCTGCACGCGTCCGTTGGGGGTGAAGAAATCCTCAAGGGCATCAACCTCGAAATTAAAGCCGGGGAAATCCACGCCATTATGGGCCCCAATGGCTCAGGTAAAAGCACCCTGTCACAGGTTCTGGCAGGCAGTGAAACCTTTGAAGTCACCGAGGGTGAAATCACCTTTAACGGTGAAAACCTGCTGGACCAAAAAACCGAAGAACGGGCCCGTGAAGGCGTTTTCTTGGCGTTTCAGTACCCGGTAGAGATTCCAGGCGTCAGCAACCTGCAGTTCCTACGTACCGCCGTCAATTCCATGCGCGGCCACCGTGGCGAGCCGGAGATGAACGCGGCTGAGTTTATGAAGCATGCGAGGGAAGTGTCCATGCAAGTCGATCTGGATCCGGCCTTCCTTAAGCGCGGCGTAAACGAGGGCTTTTCCGGTGGCGAGAAGAAGCGCAACGAGATTTTGCAGGCGCTGCTGCTTCAACCCAAGCTGGCCATTCTGGACGAAACCGATTCCGGGTTGGACATCGATGCGCTGCACGTGGTTTCCGACGGTGTGAACGCCCTGCGCGCTAAAGATCGGGCCATCTTGATGGTGACTCACTACCAGCGCCTGCTGAACCACATTGTGCCGGACTATGTTCACGTTCTTGCCGATGGAAAAATTGTCAAATCCGGCGGGCGCGAGCTGGCCTATGAGCTTGAAGAGCGCGGTTACGGCTGGCTCAACGTGAAAGACAAAGAAGCCACAGCCAGCTAA
- the sufB gene encoding Fe-S cluster assembly protein SufB, whose product MATTDREVNELVKREYEHGFVTEIESNTFEPGLNEDVIARLSGLKKEPEWMLEWRLKAYRRWLEMDEPNWAHVGYPKIDYNSISYYSAPKRKEDMLQSLDEVDPELLRTYEKLGIPLHEREQLAGVAVDAVFDSVSVATTFKEPLAKAGVIFCSMSEAIQEHPELVKKYLGSVVPAGDNFFAGLNSAVFSDGTFVYIPKGVRCPMELSTYFRINAANTGQFERTLIIAEDSSYVSYLEGCTAPMRDENQLHAAVVELVALDDAQIKYSTVQNWYPGDENGKGGIFNFVTKRGAAIGKNSKISWTQVETGSAVTWKYPSCILRGENSVGEFYSVALTNNYQQADTGTKMIHLGKNTSSTIIAKGISASNSSNAYRGLVKFGPGAEGARNFTQCDSLLIGDRCGAHTFPYIESKNKSGIIEHEATTSKVSDEQMFLCRQRGINPEQAVSMIVNGFCKEVFKELPMEFAVEAGKLLEVSLEGSVG is encoded by the coding sequence ATGGCGACCACTGATAGAGAAGTGAACGAGCTGGTCAAGCGGGAATACGAGCACGGTTTCGTGACTGAGATTGAATCCAACACTTTCGAACCTGGATTGAACGAGGACGTGATTGCCCGCCTTTCCGGCCTTAAGAAAGAGCCGGAATGGATGCTTGAGTGGCGGCTAAAGGCTTATCGTCGTTGGCTGGAAATGGATGAGCCGAACTGGGCGCACGTGGGTTACCCAAAAATTGACTACAACTCAATTTCCTATTATTCCGCGCCCAAGCGCAAAGAAGACATGCTCCAGAGCCTGGACGAAGTCGACCCGGAGCTACTCAGAACCTACGAAAAACTGGGCATCCCCCTGCACGAGCGTGAACAGCTGGCAGGCGTGGCAGTCGATGCCGTGTTTGACTCGGTTTCAGTAGCGACAACGTTCAAAGAACCACTCGCCAAAGCAGGCGTGATTTTCTGCTCCATGTCCGAAGCCATTCAGGAACACCCGGAGCTGGTCAAAAAATATCTGGGCTCTGTCGTTCCGGCGGGTGACAACTTCTTTGCTGGCCTGAACTCTGCGGTCTTCTCCGACGGCACCTTCGTGTACATACCGAAAGGCGTGCGTTGCCCCATGGAGCTGTCTACCTATTTCCGCATCAACGCAGCCAACACTGGGCAGTTCGAACGCACCCTGATCATCGCCGAAGACAGCAGCTACGTCAGCTATTTGGAAGGCTGCACCGCGCCTATGCGGGATGAAAATCAGCTCCACGCAGCTGTGGTCGAACTGGTGGCCCTGGACGACGCCCAGATCAAGTACTCCACCGTTCAGAACTGGTATCCGGGCGATGAAAACGGCAAGGGCGGCATCTTCAACTTCGTCACCAAACGTGGCGCTGCCATCGGCAAAAACTCCAAGATTTCCTGGACTCAGGTAGAAACCGGATCTGCCGTTACCTGGAAGTATCCGAGCTGCATCCTTCGGGGCGAAAACAGCGTTGGCGAATTCTACTCCGTGGCGCTGACCAACAATTACCAGCAAGCCGACACTGGCACCAAGATGATCCACCTGGGCAAGAACACGTCCAGCACCATCATCGCCAAAGGGATTTCTGCCAGTAACAGCTCGAACGCCTATCGTGGCCTGGTGAAGTTTGGCCCAGGCGCAGAGGGTGCGCGCAACTTTACCCAGTGCGACTCGCTGCTGATTGGCGACCGCTGCGGTGCGCATACCTTCCCGTACATCGAGAGCAAAAATAAATCGGGCATCATCGAGCATGAAGCTACGACCTCCAAGGTCAGCGACGAACAAATGTTCCTTTGTCGCCAGCGCGGTATCAACCCTGAACAGGCCGTTTCGATGATTGTGAACGGCTTCTGTAAAGAGGTGTTCAAGGAACTGCCGATGGAGTTCGCCGTTGAAGCTGGCAAATTGCTTGAGGTGAGCCTTGAAGGCTCTGTCGGTTAA
- a CDS encoding MarR family transcriptional regulator: protein MNGRANAELVFHLGRIASGEGLAEGLTAAQWAALRYFAQANRFSQTPSAFAAFHATTRGTASQTIKSLETQGYLTRIRSEDDRRSVRLVLTEKARGILANDPFESLVRAAESLPPSVQGHFASALQRLLGQVTQERGKPHFGVCTSCQHLESDGCSRDGQAPYTCGFMSAPLFLEELDGVCINFIQGKPVTVKGSVTGAEPR from the coding sequence ATGAACGGTCGCGCTAACGCGGAATTGGTCTTTCACTTGGGACGCATAGCGTCCGGCGAGGGTCTCGCGGAGGGGCTGACAGCAGCCCAATGGGCGGCGCTTAGATACTTCGCACAGGCCAACCGTTTCTCGCAAACACCGTCCGCCTTCGCCGCGTTCCATGCCACAACCCGAGGTACGGCGTCACAGACAATCAAAAGCCTCGAAACCCAAGGCTATTTGACACGCATACGGTCAGAGGACGACAGGCGCAGTGTCCGGCTAGTTCTGACCGAGAAAGCCCGGGGCATTCTCGCGAATGACCCCTTCGAATCTCTGGTCCGTGCTGCGGAATCCCTACCCCCTAGTGTCCAAGGTCATTTTGCCAGTGCCTTGCAACGCTTGCTCGGCCAGGTGACGCAAGAGAGAGGCAAGCCTCACTTCGGCGTTTGCACGTCGTGTCAACATCTGGAAAGCGACGGCTGCAGTCGGGACGGACAGGCGCCCTATACGTGCGGTTTCATGAGCGCGCCCCTGTTTTTGGAAGAACTCGACGGAGTCTGCATCAACTTCATCCAGGGCAAACCGGTAACGGTGAAAGGCTCTGTCACCGGAGCCGAACCGCGATGA